In one Misgurnus anguillicaudatus chromosome 1, ASM2758022v2, whole genome shotgun sequence genomic region, the following are encoded:
- the LOC129431896 gene encoding putative C-type lectin domain family 20 member A: protein MQIDYIMESLIHLLLFLGLCLFTQTISCQYSYILIQQMKTWYKAQAYCRQNHNDLATVQSNEDWTRLHEIVKNNTMSSVAWTGLYNDINSWRWSYKNENITFTYWCTGEPDNWYGKEECSTLSTVLGWTDRNCMRLYPLLCLDETQTGAKRFVLIGNVMTWREAQIYCRQHFTDLATIRTKADNDLIVQIMKAGLIPEVWIGLFRDSWKWSDGSNVSTSPINWEPGDPNLGGVNQACGAANARGLIVDELCVITFPFICMQTESMKEMVRVEVKSGNNLNDPAVLDSILKLIKQKLKDHVMENTKLTWRLQPDGNVFSPKYNQDKQDSKQPMKTCVNTIC, encoded by the exons ATGCAG ATCGATTATATCATGGAAAGTTTGAttcatctgctgctgttcttag GACTTTGTCTGTTCACCCAGACCATCTCATGTCAGTACAGTTATATTTTGATCCAGCAGATGAAGACCTGGTATAAGGCACAAGCTTACTGCAGACAAAATCACAATGATCTGGCCACTGTTCAAAGTAATGAAGACTGGACACGTCTACATGAAATagtaaaaaacaatacaatgaGTTCAGTGGCCTGGACTGGACTGTACAATGACATTAATAGCTGGCGGTGGTCTTATAAAAATGAGAACATTACATTTACTTACTGGTGTACTGGAGAACCAGACAATTGGTATGGAAAAGAGGAATGTTCTACGTTATCAACTGTTTTGGGATGGACAGATAGGAATTGCATGAGGCTATATCCTCTTCTTTGTTTGGATG AAACTCAAACAGGAGCAAAAAGATTTGTTTTAATCGGCAATGTGATGACCTGGCGTGAAGCTCAGATCTACTGCAGACAACATTTCACAGACCTGGCAACCATTCGGACTAAAGCTGACAATGACCTAATCGTACAAATTATGAAAGCAGGTTTGATCCCTGAAGTATGGATTGGTCTGTTTAGGGACTCGTGGAAGTGGTCAGATGGATCAAATGTCTCCACATCCCCCATTAACTGGGAACCTGGAGACCCTAACCTTGGCGGGGTGAACCAAGCTTGTGGTGCTGCAAATGCCAGGGGTCTAATAGTAGATGAACTTTGTGTGATAACCTTTCCTTTCATCTGCATGCAAA CGGAGTCAATGAAAGAGATGGTGAGAGTGGAGGTCAAATCTGGCAACAATCTGAATGACCCTGCAGTGTTGGATAGCATCTTAAAGTTG ATAAAGCAGAAACTGAAGGATCATGTGATGGAGAACACAAAATTGACTTGGAGACTGCAACCAGATGGAAATGTTTTCTCACCAAAATATAACCAAGATAAACAAGATAGCAAGCAACCAATGAAAACATGTGTCAACACTATATGTTGA